Within bacterium, the genomic segment GTGGCGGCCAGCCGTGATGAGTTCTACGACCGCCCCACCCGCCCCGCCGGGTTCTGGAAAGATGATGGACTCGCAAAAAGTCCATCAACGCGCCCCGCGCGGGGCGCCCAAATCAATGACTCACCGCGCCTGGGAGAGGCGCCCGGATCGA encodes:
- a CDS encoding NRDE family protein — its product is MCLILFAHRCDPRYPLVVAASRDEFYDRPTRPAGFWKDDGLAKSPSTRPARGAQINDSPRLGEAPGS